The Gemella haemolysans genome includes a region encoding these proteins:
- a CDS encoding Na+/H+ antiporter subunit E, with amino-acid sequence MALQFLINILVGVIWMFFSGSYNSEYFAVGFFWGMVLLFIFRKTFVKNILGEQLYYIYVYKWIKLILMFLVELLKADVNVLKLMFKKDLDVNPVIFEYPLEVKKAWQITLLANMITLTPGTLTVNISHDNKVLHIHCLDTDNIPGEIEGIKNSFEKAILEVDLDG; translated from the coding sequence ATGGCACTACAATTTTTAATTAACATATTAGTTGGTGTAATATGGATGTTCTTTTCAGGAAGTTATAATTCTGAATATTTTGCAGTTGGATTTTTCTGGGGGATGGTATTATTATTCATCTTCAGAAAAACATTTGTTAAAAATATTTTAGGAGAACAACTATACTACATTTATGTATACAAATGGATAAAATTAATCTTAATGTTTTTAGTTGAATTGCTAAAAGCAGATGTGAATGTTTTAAAATTAATGTTCAAAAAAGATCTTGATGTTAATCCTGTCATTTTTGAATATCCTCTTGAAGTAAAAAAAGCTTGGCAAATTACCCTTTTAGCCAACATGATTACTTTAACACCTGGTACTCTTACGGTGAATATTAGTCATGATAATAAGGTCTTACATATTCACTGTTTAGATACTGATAATATTCCTGGTGAAATTGAAGGTATAAAAAATAGCTTTGAAAAAGCAATATTGGAGGTTGATTTAGATGGATAA
- a CDS encoding cation:proton antiporter, with protein MILNNILDIVIILLILVSIIAMLATVIGFIRLPDELTKIHAAGVTGSFAVELVLIAGFVYFYRYLHVLEFKFFLAIGFLFLAAPVSAHMISISAIIYNKHVYSKNEKDEAKKVLEDIEKLNK; from the coding sequence ATGATACTAAATAATATTTTAGATATTGTTATTATACTTCTAATTTTAGTTTCTATTATAGCTATGTTAGCAACTGTGATTGGATTCATTAGGTTACCTGATGAACTAACTAAAATTCACGCCGCTGGTGTTACTGGTTCATTTGCTGTTGAATTAGTACTTATTGCTGGATTTGTTTATTTCTATAGATATTTACACGTCCTTGAGTTTAAATTCTTTTTAGCAATTGGATTCTTATTCTTAGCCGCTCCAGTTTCAGCTCATATGATTTCTATAAGTGCAATAATATATAATAAGCATGTTTATTCTAAGAACGAGAAAGATGAAGCTAAAAAAGTTCTAGAAGATATTGAAAAATTAAATAAATAA
- a CDS encoding monovalent cation/H+ antiporter complex subunit F produces MDKIVEYSILLGIFASIAMIFFLLIYIVKKPSIFDKLIASDLLAMPLMCLIVLVSMYYKTFSYISLILIIAIICLVGTVVTARFLAKKEVFSDDTK; encoded by the coding sequence ATGGATAAAATTGTAGAGTATTCTATTTTATTGGGGATTTTCGCTAGTATTGCTATGATATTTTTCCTACTAATTTATATCGTTAAAAAGCCTAGTATCTTTGATAAATTAATAGCAAGCGACCTTCTTGCTATGCCTCTTATGTGCTTAATAGTTTTAGTAAGTATGTACTATAAAACTTTTTCATATATTTCACTTATACTTATAATAGCTATTATCTGTTTAGTTGGTACTGTAGTTACTGCTAGATTCTTAGCTAAAAAGGAGGTTTTCAGTGATGATACTAAATAA